AAGTGAAGTTCTTGAGTGCGAGAGAACTACACTGAATTCCACGTGCAGGTAcgcacacagctgcagcttaAGGTCTGGCTGTCTGCTAGGACGGTAAGAACTTTAAGGATGATATCACAAGTGTGCGAGGGAGAGAGTgagcatgtatgtatgtatgtgtatgtatatatatattcacacatattcagttGTTGTGTGTTACCTGGCATCTGCAATGAACGGAAAGATGCCGTTGTAGAAGAACATGATGGTGAGAACCAGGAGCCAGTATCTTAGCGACAGAAGCCTCACATCCTGAATTCtctacagacagaaaaacaaataacttaGTCAATACAATGGCTTCGGAATGTACTGCCCGTGCACACTACTACACAGTAATCGTTTTGAATATAAAAGAACAAATGcttatattttttaactttattcttactgtgcaatattcatttctTGCTCATTTCCCTGTcatgggactaataaaggattatcttattaTATTCTAATGATTTTGGAATCAGGTTATTATCAAAAGATACTGTGCGTACCACTTTGCGAGACTGCTCTTGAATGGCTCCATCGAGACCAAGCTGCTTCATTCCAACCTTGTCCATCGTACTGACAACAATTGCTGATATAAAGCCCAGCACACATAACAGCGTACCTGGAAAACGAGGGTGCGGTgtggcaaatgaaaaaaatactctttaatgacattttatcaTCATTAAGTCACGCCATAGACCTTGAGGTTGACTTACCTCCCCAGAGGGTCCACTGCATGCCGTATTTTTCCTCAAAGTTCTGGGTGAGGAAGAAGTTCAGGACCGAACCCAGGCGCGAGAACGCCAGGGTCAGCCCGAAGGCCAAGGCCAGCTCCTTCCCTTTGAACCAGAAGGCTGTGATGCGGTTCTGAACGACTGCAATGAGAAAAAGAGTGGACAGAACGGTTACGAAAATTCATCAGAGGTGTCGCTGCAAAAAGATTTGACTGATGTGAGGCGGCCATACTGGTCAGAGATCCGTTGCCTGATCCAAACAGCAGTCGGCCTGTGAGCATCAGTGGCAGCAGATAGGGCGTCCCTTTGAAGTGGGAACCCAGGGCAAACAGTGACGAGCCCAAGACAcacaggaaagagaagagaaacacgCCGACTGCacggaggaggacacagaaatcAATTCAGCCccaccattttttttctttgggcttttgtttgtttaaacctTTAACTTACAGCGATTTCCTAATTTGTCAATCAGGAACCCGGCGATGATCACCACTACTGCATTCCTGTTGATAGAGCAAAAAAATAACTGAATCTCTCCTCTGACAAGCCATTCATCAGTTTATGTGCAGGTCAATGTTTTGTGTGTACATACGTCCAGGCATAGATAGCATAGAGAAGATTGTACTGCTGAGGGTTCATCCCCAGTCCCTCCACACAGTCCACTGTCCCATTGATCACTGTCACATTGGGACATGTCAGGTTCTGTCAAATAAAGAGGAAGGCGAAGATAAGATAGCGTCTGTCTCACAACAAATTGAGGGCAGATGTTGGAATTGGAACACGAATGTAAATGTGAGGAAATGACTTGATACTCATTGTATCTTCAAGCTGTTATTTTACCCCTTGGAACTGATCCTGCAGAACGCTGGGGATGTCGAAGCAGAAGTAGGAGCCAAACGTCAGCAGACAGTTGAAGAACAGCACGCCAAAGCGATAATACGCTGGAAAAAGTAGCAAATAATGTGATGACTGGTTTTCCTGGCTAATATCACGTAACTCACAACAATATAAGTCAAAACACAACTAAAACTCCTTAGTACTTCAGTATTTCATCGTACAAGAAAATTCCTAAACACTTATAACACAACAATATCTTCcagaaatttaatttaacacaAAAGAAATATTTGCAAATTGTGAACCGAATATAAAAAAAGTCTCTGAACCTCCCAAAGCAGAAGATGACTTTATTAATGGACTCATCGTGAAGAATTGCCTAGATGTGGTAAATTTAACCATCACAAACTCAAGCACATGAAAGCgacataaacattttgtttgtttacataaTTAATTTCTCCATTGTACAAAAGCCCTTTAACTCCTGAAACAGAAAATTGCAATGGACTTGCTCTACTTTATACAAGAATGTGGTTTAGACAAGAAGCATAAGCCCTTTAATTTGAACttaaatattctttatttataatttatttcatgtctgttttgtctctttgtatCGCTTTATCTATACAGCTGCATATGATCGTGCCagattgtttttacatttgagaatggttcatttaaaaaaatctgaatgaatGACTGTGGAGAAGTcagttattattgtttattatttattgttgttgtcactATTGCCTGCTGTTTATGTGTTGGTTCTGTGTAAAGTTGGGGTTTGTCTAACTACAATTAAACAAGTgaattacaaaaacacaaaatgtggcAACAAGTAACTTCCCAGTTGGTCACATGAAATCTTTTTCACCGACACAGGGGAAACTTAAACTGCTGAGCTGGTCAATCTCAGTGACCCAGTTGTTTCCTCAGAGAAGAAGGTGGAggtttagcttagcttagcacaagcCTGGCACTTAAGTTGCTGTTTTAGAGATGAAATAACGCAGAAGTCAAACGTACCTCTCTCAGCCGGCTGCACCATTGCGAGGAAAACCACTGTTCGATATAAAAGAATGTGTCAGATCACATCGTCCTGTGTTGTTTACATGAGCTGAGTATCTGTGTGAGGCTGCTCAGTCTACCCACAATCCTCCGCTGCTTCCGCTCACCACAGATCTATAAACTACATGGAgttatctgctgctgcgtaCCGATTGTATAGAAATCTGCGCAAACAGCGAGAGGCCGACATGCTttgtaaaaactttatttacagaacTTGTTTTCCCCCGTTTgcaagttttatttatttgtttgtttgtatatttattggCAGCATTACGcaaatatatactatatatatacacacacattattttactttacatacagtctattgAGAGTTCACTTTACTTTACACACAGTCTGGGGAGGATTCAtcttactttataaacagtctatgaagagtttatttttctttacatacAATAACATTTGTTAGGAAACCAGGGCCTGTCTGTTCCTATATCATCTCCCAAAACTGACTTTTACTGAACAGCTTTTTACTTAATTCTATTAGCTTGCTTTTAACTGACTTATGTTTAAGTGATGgtttatcatattattattagtagtagtattgtaGCAGTAGTAGGAGTATCACTATTATATCACTTGTTGCCTTTAATGTTTAgttttctagtttttattttgtccgcTTATTAAACCACTTTGTAACGACTGTTAAAGGGTTTGTATAAATACATGCTGCGCGTTTCGGAAAGCGTGTCCCTCGGCGGACACCATCGAACACACCGGCGATGTAAACAAAGCAGTTATACACCGGGTGTAAACACCCTCTGGTCACGTGTTAATGCTTTGACATGTCTGTTTTGCGCAGAGCGGACGCTTGGGAAATATCTGAATCTGAAGAGGAAACCGACATTGAGACAAAATCACAGTTAAACCAAGATGAGATCAGTCAAACCACAACAACCAGCTCTCACTGCAGTTCAGACCTCAAACGCAAAACCTCACCAGCAACGAGAAGCGGCTCAGACCGAACCTCTGCTTCGCTGCCACATCATGGCTCCGACACACCGGGTCCGGCGAGGAAACGCCgcagcagggaggaggtggaggcggacagagagagagccagggagaggagggaggcgaGGGAGAGCCAGAGAGCAACCAGAGCCCAGGAGAAGGACgagaggaggcaggagcagcagcggaggaCGGAGGCTGCGGAGAACCTGAGGAGTCTGAGGCCGGAGAACTGCCTCAAGAGTCTCACTGTCTGCATAGATCCAGGTAGAGTCTCACTGTCTGCACAGATCCGTATAGAGTCTGCATAGATCCAGGTAGAATCTGCACAGATCCAGGTAGAGTCCAACTCTCTGCATAGATCCAGGTACAGTCTGCATAGATCCAGGTATGCATAGATCCACACAGAGTCTGCATAGATCCACATAGAGTCTGCATAGATCCTACTTTGAGAATAACTTAAATGGTGCACATACCTCTAtaagtcagtgtgttttttccagCTCTCCTGCAGCATGATGGCTCAGACCTCCTGCTGGACACCCTGGCTGCCTATGAGTGGAGGTTCAGCCTTGAGAGCCAGCAACTTCCTAACAGCATCACATGGACCAGAGACGCACCTCAGGCGAGCACCTGATCATTTTCTCAACAGACATTTGGATTAAATGGgatttgtttggtttgatgtaTTTCTACAAacatattcttatttatttccagTTTCTTCAGTGTGATCATTACAGTTTTGTCTTCAGCAGGGCGGAGGCAGCTTGGGTTTGCTGGAGGAGGATCAAACGGTGTTGTTGCTGGGTCTGACTGACTTCCTGGACATGGTGATCTCTGTGAAGAAAGTGAGCAGCTGTTCCCGTCACATTACAGCCCATACCAAAGGACTTTATTGATTTGACCTTATTGTTGCATGTTTTTAATGGTGCTCATGCTCCTTGGTCTCTGCTTCTGTTGCCCCTGCAGATGCTCAACAGTGAAGGGGAAGAAACAGGGGTGGGGTCTTTTCTCAGTCCTCTTTTGGAGCGTCTCAACCGTGATGCCAAGAAGGTGGTCACTCTCTTAGTGACAGACTCTCAGCAAGATTAcaggtcagtgtgtctgtgactgtggcCTGtaatggacagatggacagatgcGTAATTACGTGTGTGCTTCCTTATCACCTTCAATAAAAAGggtaatgttttcacccctgtccatgtTTTTTAACAGATTTCCAAAAtacttgttggaaggatgggacatgggccaagaaacaTTAATATATCGCTATATCACATTAACATTGCGATACAGGGCGGTATTTATGATCATAGATATATTTAAGGgactaatatttatgatttggtgcaatttggttCAGCTCCAAAAGAAAAATCCGAATGTAGTGGATTTAAAGGTGGTTTCATGGGAGGGAggtcttttttttccagccaCTGTTCTGTTGTAGCATTCATTTAAACACTCTGACCTGCCTTATTGTTTTACTGACCAACAGGACAGATGCTTGTGGTGTGCCGTCTGGCCTGGGAATAGAAAGCATGGACGTTGAGGAGGTCTGTTCACTTTAAATCTTGTTTCAACTGTGAAACACTCTCCCTTCGTGTGAGGATGCTTGCTGTCTACAGAAGATGAGAGATTTCTTTCTATGCATCTTTCCAGGCTCTCGTTTACCTACAGCTCTGCAAGAATATCTCAGCGGTCTTCCTGGATGGCTGGCAGGAGGTCACTAACCATGTGTGTGCCGTCACCAAGGCCTTATCTAAACGCCCTTACAAGTATGCACCTGATGGAGTTGATGTCACATTAACAGAACGTGATCTACTCTAAATCCCTATTTGGCCTGTTAGTTCAAATAGAATGTTCTCTTTTGCTGATCAGATATCATTCATTGTCCTGACAGACTCCTGACAGAGCGAACAGAGCTGCCCTTCTGCGTGGATGGATCGTGGGCCAGCGGAGTTCGGGTAGAGAGGGACGGCTCGGGTCTGATTCAGGTCTGGAGCAAACAGATCCAGCAGCTGAACAGAGTTAGCCCTGGTGTGGCCTCCACTGTGACAGCAGCCTATCCgtctcctcagctgctgctgcaggtagACCCGAGTGCACCTCAGTGTGATCCTGTAAGAATGAATACACACAACATTTACTTTGCCTTAAAttcacatgttgttgttttttaggcGTACGAGAGCTTggggtcagaggaggagaggaaggggctGCTGGCTGGTCTCATAGTAAAAAGTGGAGGTAAAGATAGACGACTTGGACCAGAGGTGTCAGCCAGAGTGTACAGATGCTTCACAGCTCAGAACCCCCAGCTGGTCCTGGACTAATTTGTCCACTTGAGAATGACATGGATGGATATCAGCGAGGATCTAATCAAATCTGGTTTCTAATGACACTTTCTCCCCACGTAGCTGCTAGTATGTAAATGTTTACAAGCTAAATACATGCCTTAAATATCATGTTCTCCTccagtaaaataatatttatacttCTGCAGATTCAAGAAATAGATGTTAaggttatatattttgtaaattaaagaATTATATTATGTGTATAAATTTAATACAGTATTCTGATAAATGATGTGTAAATGCAAGCTGTGCTGTTAGAGTGACACCTGTAAACTGCATATTATTTTACTATGTACAAATCAGTGAATAAAAATGAGCTGCacacaatttttctttttccatttattttatagaattGCCTGAGTAAGAAAGTTCATAAACAAAgcatacactgtaaaaacacagtaGCAAATTATCTTGTAAGCAGTAACACAACCACTGTTGACATTCAAGCCAAGTGCTGGTTACAGAGTACAAGGACAAAAAAAGTCATTTTCATGGTATCAAAAAGCAACTCCGCTCCCCCTGGAGTCCCAGAATCCCCAGATAGAAATTtgctaaaatgaaaatgaatgaccCCAATGTCACTCTAAAATGTCAACTTGACTTAAAGTCTCAATCTCTTTTCCCCTTTCATGGACAAAGTTATTTAAGTGGTATAAAATTGCTAGTTATAAAAGAGAAGCAACAATTCGCTCACGTCAACTCAAATATTGGCTAAAAGACAAGATCGCTCTTTTCTTCATGATCTATGTCAGGAGACATTGATGGCAATGGTAGAATAGCTGTGTGCCAAACAATTGGAAGTACATTTTGACCTCAACTCATGTCCAGCGGCATCGTTTGCATTGGTAATCCTCAGGCTCTGAACAGCAGCTATCATAGTCACTGCTGGGAGGAGTTGGAGGGCAGTGGCAAGTGCAGGGTTGAGTTTGAGGGGACGTCTGACAGGGGCACTGGTATGAGACTGCTTCAGGGAACGGACTGGTGCAGGGGCTCCGGGAGGTGCAGGCACTCAGGGGCAATACCGGTctggggctggggctggggctggggctCAAAGGCAGGCTCGTCTCATCATGGAATTCCTCAGGCAAGTTCCTGTGCTGCTCCGAGGCCTCAGGGCTGCTGCTGAGGGTGAAGACCCAGCCCAGTTGTACGTGGAGGAGCGTGCGCAGACCTGGGGGCAGCTCCAGCGCACTGAGTATGTCTGGGCAACAGGGCAACATTTGGTGGAGCCGGGCGCAACAAAGGTACTGCAGGGAGGTGGGTGTATGACAGGCACGGATCACCTTCATACTGCTCTTAGCTGCTGTGGAGCATACCATCGGGTAAAACTTATTGTTTGGGAGCCTTGTGGTAGCAACACCTGTTGTAGCAGAAGAGATGACAGAATGAAAGCGAgagtaaaaagctgttttctcaCAGGTGCTGCTTTAATTATTGGGAAACACGTACCTATGCAGTGCCGATTCTTGTAGAAGGTCAGGGTACCATGCCAGGTGTCAAGGTGCACTCCAATGATGGAGCCGTGCCCAAATTGAGAGGAGAAGTTCACTTTGTCCCCTTTGTGCTGGAGGAGACCTGGGAACAGATACAGATAGAAAATTGACTTTCACTTTCCTCAATGTTTGATTATTTAGGTCCACCACCTCCACAGACTTCTCTGATAACTCAAGGTGTCTAACTCTGACTCTCTAACCTGTGTAGGAGAGCCCCCAGCTGTCTTCATCATGGCCCAGCAGGCTGCCAAAGTTGTACTTGAACTTCTCCAGGTTTACCTCTTTTGTTCCAATTCCCACCATCTACACCAATCAAACCACAGAAAGCAAAACCTCAAAGGACAACAACAGGAGTTCTAGCTCACCAGTAGGTTATATGATTGCAGTGATACTCAGCATTCTGCTAATTTGTCATCAGTATGATTAAAAGGACTGCTCCGCACCATATCGGTTCCATAGACCGGAGAGGTCATCTTGACCTCCCAGAAGTGTTGGCCGTCTGTCAGCTCCTTGGTGCCGCGGATGGCAGCTGTGCCACAGCTGTAGTCGGAATGGAAGCTCACTTTCCTGTTGTCACCGCTGAGGAGGGCTCCGGAGGACTTGAAGTGCTCGTCCCATACCCAGTCAAAACCTAAAAGCACACCAGACATGCATGCTGCTGTCATGAAACTTTCATGTCTCCCTATTTCAAACTGTCAAATGAATCCACTACTTTAGTTTATGACCAAATTACTTCAAATATTCCATTTAGCATTAtctgctaacatgctaacatgctaaacttAGACGGTAAACATTATACCCTTTAAGTAGTAAGCATGGCTATAGACACTTTGTCTGGTGATCCTGTTTGAAACTCTGATATCTTCGTTATGTTTTAAGTTACTAAACACATTACCAGAATCTGTGGAATTTACTTTTAGTCCAGCATGGTATCAAGAATCAGTCCACAGTGTCAGCAGCTAACACACCAGGGGGGCAGATAGGCCTTGGGACAATCAACAAAGTCTTTTCCTAGGTAATAAAATCAGCTAAATGTATCTATTGagcaacaaaatgtttttactgtcagtGTCTTTTTTACCGTGTGTTCTAATTTCTGTGATCTGATTTACTAAAAgccaaatataatatatataaaaatgaactTTCATATTAATGAAAAGGTCATATTCTTATACTAGTCTGTGCAGCCTCAGTACCAGGCTACACCACATAAACCAACAAGTTTATGTGGTGTATTTCAGTATTTCTAAGATTTCGCTCACTCTGATCCTCCTCCCCACAGAGGCAGTCACTGAATCCCTGGCTTAGCTCTTCCTGTGGCTGACACTGGCAGAAAGAGTCCCCTATCGACGCCGCTGTGCTGGGTAAGGCCACCACGTCAGAGACAGCCTGGGAACTCACAGCAACGTAATCCACTTTAGCCTCCATGACGCTGATCTGGTGGACACAAACAGTACAAACAGCTTCACGTAAGTCCAGGGACGTGGTCATGGTCCAGAAATGTTGGTTCAGTcgaatgaaaaggaaaaaagcttTTGGAttatatttactgttttatcaATTTCACTGGCAGGTgcaattttgtaaaaaaaaaagaaagacagattgCTAAATCAGGACAGGGAAATTATAATCTTGTTGTATTGCACACTAATCCCAAGAGCCAAATGAGAGCCAGCACCCATATGCCATGTTTCAAACCCTGTCTACTAAAACCTGTTCGTGCTTCCTATTGGTGAGAGAAGTCATGTGAACCAATAAGTAAAATTAGACCCTTTCCAAAAATACCATCCTCCCATGAGTGATGTGACCATGTCTTACACATGGCCATTTCAGACAGGCCACAGGCCCAGTGGAAAACTACTGGTACTCAGGTAGAAAACGTATCTTTACACAGCCGCGGCTCCTCTTTGATTTCTGAAAGGAAAAGTAAGTTTCTTATCCACTAACAGTCAACGAGTACTACTTGTGTCTCATTCTCCAGTTATTTGCATTTCTATCTGAATTTCCCACATTTCACACCACCTCCTTTTAAATTCCCACTTCTCTCTTCATGCTTTCATCTTTTGTTCTACCCTTACACCCTCACTGTCTCACCTCCGTCGTGATCTGGTCTTCCCACTCCTCTCTGTCCATCATCTGGATCTTTGCCATGGCATCTGTCTCTTGCCGTATTTCGCTCCTGGCCCACAGCCGAGCCCGGCCGTTTCTGCCTCTTCTCAGCATGGCAGCTCTGTGGACGGCGACCCACAAACCCTGTGACCAGCTGGTAGGTATCGGTACAGATTAATTTGTGACAGATACTTATTCATATTCAATCACACATTTTCCCAAACTAGCAGCCTATATTcaaggaggagagacacaaatAACTTTCTGTTTCAGACGGGGGGAGAATTCGGGGGGGGAATTCTCATTGCTCTGAACTGAATATGGGTTGAACTGCAAAATGACCTCACTAACAAATTTAAAACTTCTGAAACCAGTGAGTATAAAATCAATTTGcatgatttcattttcaaagaTGAGGTGTGACTGCAGTGTGTTTTCTCCCCAAAAAATGACAGTGcttgtttttcttactttctttacATCCTCACTGTGATTCACAAGTGACTTACTTACAAACTTGTTGGACAACTAAAACAAGAGTTACAAATCAGTCAATAGGAACCTGCAGAATATCATTTAGAGGGAAATGTCTCCTTCAGACTGATCTTTGTGTGGTAGCTCACCTATTTCTATCCGTCCCATATGTCACAGTTGGCAACAGGTAGTGTTTCCACGCACTTGTTTAACCTTTAAACCCAACCCTCTGCTCTGCCACACTGGTAGCATGGTCGGCCGCatacacacaagacacagaTAATGTCGTCGAACCTAGTGACTGCTATGTATATCGAGTAGAAGTCATAGATTTGAATACTGTCCTAATATTGACTGTGACACTGGACGATAGAATTATATGGCAGTTTACTCACCTGTTATGTTCGGTTTTGGTAATGGTGGAAGTGGATCAAAAATCATGTGACAATAATTAAAAGATTTTGGAGAAGTTTAAGTCTTGTTAAGTCGGTTCCATCAGGACAAACAACAGAAAGTGACACGCTGCATGTCCTTCATGAAGACTTCTCTAATAAACACTAAGCAATCAGTGAGGCTGGTGCATTCCACTGAAAAGAACACGATTTGTCAGGTAATGTAAACACAAGCATTAGTCTTAGTTGACTGTTGTCACACTTTCCTCTTGGCCTCATTGACCCggaaagagagacaaacacaggccgagtatgtttgctttttaaaacgCATGTCTGTGTTGAACTCTTTCCCACCCGTCAGTAATCATTACAATCAATAACCTTGGATTGGTTTTGATTTTctgaaaagtaagaaaataatttttaaaatccacatgtagcagtaaaacatttattctatgtagagaaaaaaggttttattataCTCGATACTAAGTGCATTAGATTTATTCTATAGTATAATAACCATTAGTTGCCACAGGAAGAGTTTTTGTTTTCCCAACGCCCCTTGACATAACATCACGTCTCTAATGTCAGTGCCGAGCGCAGCAGCTGGTGACTGCTTTTCAAGCAGGTGCAGGGGATACATGCCAAAAATTTAGATTAGTTAGTCTGGAGGTAGTCTCACTTTAATTGGTCTTTACCCTACATACTGTTAATGCATCATCTGGACAAATTAGTCAGGTCAAATTACAGTACCTCTATCAGCCAGTGTGCGAGCGTGACAGTGATCTGGATGGGTTCTGTTTAAGATGCTGAAATTATTGAGAATGATTCTGGTGCGAACCATTGGCTGTGTCCTGCAACAGAATCTCATCTTCTATTCACTACACAAAACAGTACAATCTGCAATCTGCTCTACATAGTATCATACATACATAGATAGTATCTCTCAAATATCTCAGCCAAAGACCTTAATATGCAGCTTCTTTCATCTGAAATCCATTCATCTACAGTGCAGcagggatttttctttttccgtaTGGTCTTACCTTACAGCAGTCTTCCTGTACACTGTCTTGCAGTGGCTCATTTGAAAGTCGGTGTGCCACTATAACTATAACTGACTGTGTGACAGTTTGCACACTGTCCCACTTCTCCGAGCGAGACGTAAACATTACCTCTCCACGCCCTCGTCTCCTGCTTATTGGATAGGGcctgtgaggaggagggttttaTGGTAATGTACTTAGTTACCTTCACCTAACTGGGGTAACAATCTAATCTGAATTTTGGCCTTTGTGAAAATCATGTGCTGTGTTCTGTGGTAATAACACAGGGGAGGGACGTGCTCTAAAATTATCACAATATACTTGGTATTTGGTTATATTTACCATTCACTATACCTAAAATACTAATGTATAATTCAAACATGTATGTTGTTAGTTATCATTTTTTGCTGCTGTTAGTGTAAAGTGTCTTGATTTCCAGTATATTTGGGAGAATAATATATCTATACATATACCTATATCTATATCCATATCTTTGTCTATATATATACCTTTACTTGTATATATCTACGAATACATCTATATCTAAATATCAACATTGTCATCtacatctatatctatataaacatctttatttatatctatatagatacatctatatctatataaatatcAACAACTTAATTTCTATCTATACAAACACATCTGTATCTAcatctatataaatatgcaTCTATATCTACATAAATATCAACATCTTGAATctatataaatatcaatatgtttatttatatctcaATTTCTATATATCTATGTCTATTTGACTTTAGCTCACGCTTCCAGATTCTTTGTTGTGCTTTGTTAGACGTGTTTATTATCACATATGATTATCACCCACAAGTGAACCAGCCATTCTAATGCTGATTGTGATATTTTGTGGGGTGATTGAACGCACCATATTGTGCCTCGGCAGCCTATTGGTGGCGCTGCGCGAGAGGCGGGACGTAGATGCAAGCGGTGCAACGCAATTGGAGAAGCAGATGAGCACCCTATGACGTCACCAGGAAGCGGCTCAATCCGGTGCTGCGTGTGCATGTTGTAGCCCCAAGTCTAAAACATGGAACAAAACAATGGTAGGTGGAAACCACAGCTCTACAGAGTTTTCAAGATGCTTGAGTCTGACGTGTAGCttgttattttttacatcagctgtgtgtgttaaatgCTAAAAGATGGCAGCTAACAGAACCCGCTGCGTGTAGGGTAACAGCTTGTATAACTTGTTAGCAGAAGCTAACTGGAAATAAGCTCAAGTTGTACATGTTAAACTTTGTCAGCTACTAAAACGCCTCTGAGATAAATAGCTAATGTAATAAGAGGCTGTTACAtcgtgacctctgacccactTACCGTGTTGAACCCGTGAACTCAGCTGACGAAACGTGACCCGGGTCCCGACCTGTTTCTGATAACATCCACTGTTCAGATCGCCATTTGCAGATGAGAAAGAACCCAGATGTGTTTGGTGCACTCACCATGTTTCTCTGTTCCGCAGCGGACGGGAATCTGGCCCAGGTTCGACACGTCGTGTTGGTCCTGTCCGGGAAGGGAGGTGTGGGAAAGAGCACCATCACCACAGAGTTGGCCCTGGCTCTCAGACATGCAGGCAAGAAGGTGTGTAACACGCAGAGAGGCTTGGAAATATGCTACAGCGGATTATAAAGCATGTACCTTCAGTATTGTGTATTAAAGTCCATTCATTATTTCCCTCtcaagggatagttcactgaaaaattaaaattcactcattatctactcaccactaggGGTGGGTGAAgcgtttgaagaagtggtcaccatttacttcaattgctTTGGAAACCCCAAAAGTTTTTTATTGACTacaacacttcacccacccctccgtcGGTATAGTGACTAGAGAATGagtccattttcatttttagggtgaactatccctttaagcagcTGCAGTCCCTGTCATTCTGCTAGgagtgtttttacagttttgtatAATTCTGCACACTATTCCTGACTTG
This is a stretch of genomic DNA from Hippoglossus stenolepis isolate QCI-W04-F060 chromosome 21, HSTE1.2, whole genome shotgun sequence. It encodes these proteins:
- the spsb3b gene encoding SPRY domain-containing SOCS box protein 3 isoform X3, coding for MEAKVDYVAVSSQAVSDVVALPSTAASIGDSFCQCQPQEELSQGFSDCLCGEEDQSFDWVWDEHFKSSGALLSGDNRKVSFHSDYSCGTAAIRGTKELTDGQHFWEVKMTSPVYGTDMMVGIGTKEVNLEKFKYNFGSLLGHDEDSWGLSYTGLLQHKGDKVNFSSQFGHGSIIGVHLDTWHGTLTFYKNRHCIGVATTRLPNNKFYPMVCSTAAKSSMKVIRACHTPTSLQYLCCARLHQMLPCCPDILSALELPPGLRTLLHVQLGWVFTLSSSPEASEQHRNLPEEFHDETSLPLSPSPSPSPRPVLPLSACTSRSPCTSPFPEAVSYQCPCQTSPQTQPCTCHCPPTPPSSDYDSCCSEPEDYQCKRCRWT
- the spsb3b gene encoding SPRY domain-containing SOCS box protein 3 isoform X1, whose product is MSHCKTVYRKTAVSWSQGLWVAVHRAAMLRRGRNGRARLWARSEIRQETDAMAKIQMMDREEWEDQITTEISVMEAKVDYVAVSSQAVSDVVALPSTAASIGDSFCQCQPQEELSQGFSDCLCGEEDQSFDWVWDEHFKSSGALLSGDNRKVSFHSDYSCGTAAIRGTKELTDGQHFWEVKMTSPVYGTDMMVGIGTKEVNLEKFKYNFGSLLGHDEDSWGLSYTGLLQHKGDKVNFSSQFGHGSIIGVHLDTWHGTLTFYKNRHCIGVATTRLPNNKFYPMVCSTAAKSSMKVIRACHTPTSLQYLCCARLHQMLPCCPDILSALELPPGLRTLLHVQLGWVFTLSSSPEASEQHRNLPEEFHDETSLPLSPSPSPSPRPVLPLSACTSRSPCTSPFPEAVSYQCPCQTSPQTQPCTCHCPPTPPSSDYDSCCSEPEDYQCKRCRWT
- the spsb3b gene encoding SPRY domain-containing SOCS box protein 3 isoform X2, translated to MSHCKTVYRKTAVRAAMLRRGRNGRARLWARSEIRQETDAMAKIQMMDREEWEDQITTEISVMEAKVDYVAVSSQAVSDVVALPSTAASIGDSFCQCQPQEELSQGFSDCLCGEEDQSFDWVWDEHFKSSGALLSGDNRKVSFHSDYSCGTAAIRGTKELTDGQHFWEVKMTSPVYGTDMMVGIGTKEVNLEKFKYNFGSLLGHDEDSWGLSYTGLLQHKGDKVNFSSQFGHGSIIGVHLDTWHGTLTFYKNRHCIGVATTRLPNNKFYPMVCSTAAKSSMKVIRACHTPTSLQYLCCARLHQMLPCCPDILSALELPPGLRTLLHVQLGWVFTLSSSPEASEQHRNLPEEFHDETSLPLSPSPSPSPRPVLPLSACTSRSPCTSPFPEAVSYQCPCQTSPQTQPCTCHCPPTPPSSDYDSCCSEPEDYQCKRCRWT